From the genome of Methanobrevibacter smithii ATCC 35061, one region includes:
- the rrp42 gene encoding exosome complex protein Rrp42 — protein sequence MVDIVPEITKESIINLAVNDKREDGRELDEYRDISIETDVISKAEGSARVKIGDTQVIVGIKPQIGAPFPDTPDLGVLMTNCEMLPMADPTFEPGPPSEDSIELARVVDRGIRESELVDLDKLCVEEGKHVWMLFIDLHIIDNCGNLFDACELAVMAALKSTKLPSASIADDEVVLDHENTIDLPINNEVAMCTFVKIGDKLILDPTLNEEKVASARLNVGVTKDGNICAMQKGGISPLTKEDIFYCVDKAVSKTKELVEYL from the coding sequence ATGGTTGATATTGTACCTGAAATTACAAAGGAAAGTATAATTAATCTTGCTGTCAATGATAAAAGGGAAGATGGCAGGGAACTTGATGAATACAGGGATATTTCTATTGAAACTGATGTGATATCCAAAGCTGAAGGTTCTGCAAGAGTTAAAATAGGAGATACTCAGGTTATTGTTGGTATTAAACCGCAAATTGGTGCACCATTTCCGGATACTCCGGATTTGGGAGTTTTAATGACTAACTGTGAAATGCTGCCAATGGCTGATCCTACTTTTGAACCTGGACCACCAAGTGAAGATTCAATTGAACTTGCACGTGTTGTTGACAGGGGAATTCGTGAAAGTGAACTTGTTGATTTGGATAAGTTATGTGTTGAAGAAGGCAAACATGTTTGGATGTTATTTATAGATTTGCATATTATAGATAACTGTGGAAATCTTTTTGATGCCTGTGAACTTGCTGTAATGGCTGCTCTAAAAAGTACCAAATTACCTTCTGCAAGTATTGCTGATGATGAAGTTGTACTTGACCATGAAAACACTATAGATTTACCTATCAATAATGAAGTGGCTATGTGTACTTTTGTTAAAATAGGGGATAAATTGATTTTAGACCCTACTTTAAATGAAGAAAAAGTAGCTAGTGCTCGTTTAAATGTAGGTGTTACTAAAGATGGTAATATTTGCGCTATGCAGAAAGGTGGAATTTCACCGTTAACAAAAGAAGACATATTTTACTGTGTTGATAAAGCAGTTTCAAAAACAAAAGAATTAGTTGAATATCTTTAA
- a CDS encoding P-II family nitrogen regulator — translation MKSIVAIIRQEKYQDVKNELTAVGCQGMNVSEIKGRGSQKGIKESYRGSSYCIDLIPKTRIEIVTKDEGVDTIVKAIQKGAKTGNIGDGKIFIYPIDNVIRIRTGEEGDSAV, via the coding sequence ATGAAAAGTATTGTTGCAATTATTAGACAGGAAAAGTATCAGGACGTTAAAAATGAACTTACAGCCGTGGGCTGTCAAGGAATGAATGTTTCTGAAATTAAAGGAAGAGGCAGTCAAAAAGGTATCAAAGAATCTTACAGGGGATCCAGTTACTGCATTGACTTAATTCCAAAAACACGTATTGAGATTGTCACAAAAGATGAAGGTGTAGATACTATTGTTAAAGCCATTCAAAAAGGTGCAAAAACAGGCAACATTGGTGACGGTAAAATCTTCATTTATCCAATTGACAATGTAATAAGGATTAGAACAGGTGAAGAAGGAGACAGTGCTGTATAG
- a CDS encoding ammonium transporter, translating to MDIFSAGDTAWVLVCSLLVLLMSIPAVAFFYGGLSKRKNVLNTMFLTFIAFSIVSVIWVIFGYQFAFGTPLLGGFIGSPSNFFLSGIGLDDLSGTIPTLLFVMFQLAFAGLTAALISGGVVGRMKTKAWVIFIPIWACLVYIPIAHWVWGGGWLMNMGALDFAGGTVVHINSGVSALAIALVLGKRKDISLLPHNLGYAVLGAALLWFGWMGFNGGSGLGANGLAANAIIVSNVAAAAALIVWTILDTIVVGKPTVLGAISGGIAGLVAITPAAGFVDVPGALVIGAVAPLVSYFAIYYLKAKLGYDDALDVFGIHGMSGIWGAIATGIFAAPYINEAAGLLYGNPYQVVIQIISVVATIVYAFVISYVLAKVLDKAMGGIRVEDEAEVVGLDTKLHEESAYNFN from the coding sequence ATGGATATATTTAGCGCAGGTGATACAGCTTGGGTTCTTGTTTGTAGTCTTTTAGTACTTTTAATGAGTATTCCGGCTGTTGCATTCTTTTATGGTGGTTTAAGTAAACGTAAAAATGTTTTAAATACTATGTTTTTAACCTTTATTGCATTTTCAATTGTAAGTGTTATTTGGGTTATTTTCGGTTATCAATTTGCCTTTGGAACTCCGTTACTGGGAGGATTTATAGGAAGCCCTTCTAATTTCTTCTTAAGTGGAATCGGACTTGATGATTTAAGCGGAACTATTCCAACACTATTGTTTGTTATGTTCCAACTTGCATTTGCAGGTCTAACAGCAGCATTGATTTCTGGTGGTGTTGTTGGAAGAATGAAAACAAAAGCTTGGGTAATTTTTATCCCGATTTGGGCTTGTCTTGTCTATATCCCTATTGCTCACTGGGTATGGGGTGGAGGATGGTTAATGAATATGGGAGCACTTGATTTCGCAGGTGGTACTGTTGTACACATTAACTCAGGGGTTTCTGCATTAGCTATCGCACTTGTATTAGGTAAAAGAAAAGACATTTCATTATTACCACATAACTTAGGATATGCAGTATTAGGTGCAGCACTTCTATGGTTCGGATGGATGGGATTCAACGGAGGATCCGGTTTAGGTGCAAATGGTCTTGCAGCAAATGCAATTATTGTTTCAAATGTTGCAGCTGCAGCAGCTTTAATTGTCTGGACTATATTAGATACAATTGTTGTTGGTAAACCAACTGTTCTTGGTGCAATCTCTGGAGGAATTGCTGGTTTAGTAGCTATTACTCCTGCAGCAGGATTTGTTGATGTTCCTGGAGCATTAGTAATTGGTGCAGTAGCTCCTTTAGTATCTTACTTTGCAATTTATTACTTAAAAGCAAAACTCGGTTACGACGATGCATTAGACGTATTCGGTATACACGGTATGTCTGGTATATGGGGAGCAATCGCTACTGGTATCTTTGCAGCACCATATATTAATGAAGCAGCAGGATTATTATATGGAAACCCATATCAAGTTGTAATACAAATAATAAGTGTAGTAGCTACTATTGTTTATGCATTTGTAATAAGCTATGTATTAGCTAAAGTACTTGACAAAGCTATGGGCGGTATCAGAGTAGAAGATGAAGCTGAAGTTGTAGGATTAGATACAAAACTTCACGAAGAATCTGCATACAATTTTAACTAG
- the rrp4 gene encoding exosome complex RNA-binding protein Rrp4, whose protein sequence is MIYVENKDLVIPGEVLADDEYYSGRGTFKENGKICSSLMGLVSLRNKKIRVIPLKSKYVPKKGDVVIGKIKDVRFSMWDVDINSPYSGILPAFEVFGREKKELNKVFDVGDVLFLRVVDVDEVKKVKLGLKGRGMGKFRGGIIVDITPTKVPRLIGKKGSMINMIKDKTNCKIIVGQNGLVWVKGEEDMEQLTKDIIHMIEAEAHTSGLTNKVKNKLSLAIDGELPQEDDYSDDYEELEKPKLQNFKEELEQEEKEEQSKKDSTDFYKVIEELKKKNKKDKPLSYGNNSGNSYILNNR, encoded by the coding sequence ATGATATATGTGGAAAATAAAGATTTAGTTATTCCTGGTGAAGTATTGGCAGATGACGAATACTACTCAGGAAGAGGTACCTTTAAAGAGAATGGTAAAATTTGTTCTTCTTTAATGGGACTAGTTTCTTTAAGGAATAAAAAAATTAGAGTTATTCCTCTTAAAAGTAAATATGTTCCTAAAAAAGGAGATGTAGTTATTGGTAAAATTAAAGATGTCAGATTCTCCATGTGGGATGTAGATATTAATTCCCCATATTCCGGAATTTTACCTGCTTTTGAAGTGTTTGGAAGAGAGAAAAAAGAACTCAACAAGGTATTTGATGTTGGGGATGTTCTATTTTTAAGAGTTGTTGATGTTGATGAAGTTAAAAAAGTCAAACTGGGCTTAAAAGGCAGAGGAATGGGTAAATTTAGAGGAGGAATAATTGTAGATATTACTCCAACCAAAGTTCCTAGATTAATAGGTAAAAAAGGTTCTATGATCAACATGATTAAGGATAAAACCAATTGTAAGATAATTGTTGGTCAAAATGGTCTTGTTTGGGTTAAAGGTGAGGAAGATATGGAACAGCTTACTAAAGATATTATCCATATGATTGAAGCTGAGGCTCATACTTCCGGTTTAACAAATAAAGTTAAAAATAAACTATCTTTAGCTATTGATGGTGAATTGCCACAAGAAGATGACTATAGTGATGATTATGAAGAATTAGAAAAACCTAAACTTCAAAATTTCAAAGAAGAATTGGAACAGGAAGAAAAAGAAGAACAGTCAAAAAAAGATAGTACTGATTTTTATAAAGTAATTGAAGAATTAAAAAAGAAAAATAAAAAGGATAAACCTTTGTCCTATGGTAATAATTCTGGCAATTCTTATATATTGAATAACAGATAA
- the cbiT gene encoding precorrin-6Y C5,15-methyltransferase (decarboxylating) subunit CbiT — protein sequence MLNDMDFIKTCDVPGPTKEAIRAIILYKSAVTPNDEVVDVGCGTGGITCEFAQRAKKVTSIDTNPDAISVTKQNLEKFNLGDNVELINDSGSNALKNIDNMDIAVVGGSGRELEDILEIIDSKLNPKGRIIVTAILVDTKIEAINKLKKLNYNPKIMEVNISNGRVLDRGVMMISENPIAIISANKR from the coding sequence ATGTTAAATGATATGGACTTTATTAAAACTTGTGATGTTCCTGGCCCTACCAAAGAAGCCATAAGAGCAATCATATTATATAAATCAGCTGTAACACCCAATGACGAAGTGGTGGATGTTGGCTGCGGAACCGGAGGAATTACATGTGAATTTGCCCAAAGAGCAAAAAAAGTAACTTCAATTGATACAAATCCTGATGCCATTAGCGTTACCAAACAAAACCTTGAAAAATTTAATTTGGGAGATAATGTAGAGTTAATAAATGATTCAGGAAGTAATGCTCTGAAAAATATTGACAATATGGACATAGCTGTTGTTGGAGGCAGCGGCAGAGAACTTGAAGATATTTTGGAAATTATAGATTCCAAATTAAATCCTAAAGGAAGAATAATTGTTACAGCCATTCTTGTTGACACTAAAATAGAAGCTATAAACAAATTAAAAAAGCTGAATTATAATCCTAAAATCATGGAAGTCAATATTTCAAATGGGAGAGTTCTTGACCGTGGGGTTATGATGATAAGCGAAAATCCAATAGCTATCATTAGTGCAAATAAAAGATAA
- the aroD gene encoding type I 3-dehydroquinate dehydratase, which produces MYSQTKIAIPIFQAKKEDVIKVAEDCIEKGADVLEFRIDALDNPNFDDIKEIIEEINFPIIATNRISSEGGSFKGSEEERIDILLKCAPLVDYVDIELQSDDRYIKQIHDTGVTTIVSYHDFHKTPEINEIMYIVEKEQKLGDIAKVAFMPNDLDDTLKILAILSHCENTIAISMSDLGSYTRVMASKFDSPITFAAGRDVTAPGQIDIETMKSLLNMDLNLME; this is translated from the coding sequence ATGTATTCACAAACTAAAATAGCAATACCAATTTTTCAAGCAAAAAAAGAAGATGTAATTAAAGTAGCTGAAGATTGTATTGAAAAAGGTGCTGATGTACTTGAATTTAGAATAGATGCACTGGACAATCCTAACTTTGATGATATTAAAGAAATCATTGAAGAGATTAACTTTCCAATAATAGCTACCAACAGAATTTCATCTGAAGGCGGTTCCTTTAAAGGATCAGAAGAAGAAAGAATTGATATTTTATTAAAATGTGCTCCTTTAGTTGATTATGTGGATATTGAACTTCAAAGTGATGACAGATATATAAAACAGATACATGATACTGGAGTAACTACCATTGTTTCATACCATGACTTTCATAAAACTCCTGAAATTAATGAAATCATGTATATTGTTGAAAAAGAACAAAAACTTGGAGATATCGCTAAAGTAGCTTTTATGCCTAATGATTTGGATGACACTTTAAAAATATTGGCTATTCTTTCACATTGCGAAAATACAATAGCTATTTCAATGAGTGATTTAGGCAGCTACACCAGAGTTATGGCTTCCAAATTTGATTCCCCAATTACTTTTGCTGCAGGACGAGATGTGACCGCCCCGGGGCAAATTGATATTGAAACCATGAAATCATTGCTTAATATGGATTTGAATCTTATGGAATAG
- the rrp41 gene encoding exosome complex exonuclease Rrp41, giving the protein MMSEMIREDGRKYNELRPIKIEAGVLERADGSAYLEVGGNKILVAVYGPRESYIRRLLEPNTGVIRCRYNMAPFSVDDRKRPGPDRRSSEISKITADALRPALMLENYPRSMVDIYIEVIEAEGGTRCAGITAASVALVDAGIPMKDIVVGCAAGKVNDEIILDLSEVEDKEGQADVPIAMMPRTGEITLLQSDGDLSQEEFEEAINLAMEGCRKVNEIQKEALMKKYSAEMSD; this is encoded by the coding sequence ATGATGTCTGAAATGATAAGAGAGGACGGCAGAAAATATAATGAATTACGCCCTATAAAAATTGAAGCAGGTGTTCTTGAACGTGCAGATGGGTCTGCTTATTTGGAAGTTGGTGGAAATAAAATTTTAGTGGCAGTGTACGGGCCTAGAGAATCATATATTAGAAGATTACTTGAACCAAATACTGGTGTAATAAGGTGCAGGTATAATATGGCTCCTTTTTCTGTAGATGATAGGAAAAGACCGGGACCAGACAGAAGGTCTTCTGAAATTTCCAAAATCACTGCGGATGCATTAAGACCTGCTTTAATGTTGGAAAATTATCCTAGATCCATGGTGGATATTTACATTGAAGTAATTGAAGCTGAAGGGGGAACACGCTGTGCTGGAATTACTGCAGCTTCCGTTGCACTTGTTGATGCTGGAATTCCTATGAAAGATATTGTTGTAGGATGTGCTGCAGGTAAGGTAAATGATGAAATTATTCTTGATTTATCTGAAGTTGAAGATAAGGAAGGACAGGCTGATGTTCCTATAGCTATGATGCCAAGAACTGGTGAAATTACTTTATTACAAAGTGATGGTGATTTATCTCAAGAGGAATTTGAAGAAGCAATTAATTTAGCTATGGAAGGATGCAGGAAAGTAAATGAAATCCAAAAAGAAGCTTTAATGAAAAAATATTCTGCTGAGATGAGTGATTAA
- a CDS encoding HD domain-containing protein, translating into MGEKKKFIRDSVYGDISLNKFEQKVLDMPQFQRLRRIKQLGLINLIYPGANHTRFEHSIGTMNLGSKLANELELSEDEIELVRISALLHDVGHGPFSHVSEGVLSFPHEELTKYVISKTSMRDYLEEKFDIKEINKIISGEGKLGPIVSGELDVDRMDYLLRDSYNTGVAYGVIDYERIISNLKLTNNLVLDIKGVQAAEGALVSRYFMYPSVYQHHTTRIANSMFRRGLKKLINSNEIDENDMYKYDDMDMVSIYRNSENPFVRDMITRLDNRDLFKRVKVIRLENFKNPEKLYKTSQETLRKAEEEIAYDFDMDKDYLTINIAEYPRFDEMKTQVSVDGKLYPLTKISNIVGALSKARFNIPDISVYVPKEDKAKFEKLKLENYLDLPEINKDKFHGIHYDQIKLF; encoded by the coding sequence ATGGGTGAAAAAAAGAAATTCATTAGGGATAGTGTCTATGGAGACATTAGCTTAAATAAATTTGAACAAAAAGTATTGGATATGCCTCAATTCCAACGTTTAAGAAGAATTAAACAATTAGGATTAATTAACTTAATTTATCCCGGTGCAAACCACACCCGTTTTGAGCATTCAATCGGAACAATGAATCTTGGATCCAAACTGGCTAACGAACTAGAATTAAGTGAAGATGAAATTGAACTTGTTAGAATCTCTGCTCTGCTTCATGATGTTGGACATGGTCCCTTTTCACATGTGTCTGAAGGAGTATTGTCATTTCCTCATGAAGAATTAACAAAATATGTTATTTCCAAAACATCAATGAGAGATTACCTTGAAGAAAAATTCGACATTAAGGAAATAAATAAAATAATTTCCGGAGAAGGGAAACTAGGTCCGATTGTATCCGGAGAATTGGATGTGGACAGAATGGATTATCTTTTAAGAGATTCCTATAATACCGGAGTTGCCTACGGAGTCATTGATTATGAAAGAATAATCTCCAATTTGAAGCTAACTAACAACTTAGTATTAGATATAAAAGGAGTTCAGGCTGCTGAAGGGGCTTTAGTATCCAGATATTTTATGTATCCCAGTGTATACCAGCACCATACAACACGTATTGCCAATTCAATGTTTAGAAGAGGTTTGAAAAAGTTAATAAACTCAAATGAAATAGACGAAAACGATATGTACAAATATGATGATATGGATATGGTCAGCATTTACAGAAATAGTGAAAATCCCTTTGTACGGGATATGATTACCCGTCTGGACAACAGGGACTTATTTAAACGGGTAAAAGTTATTCGGCTGGAGAACTTTAAAAATCCTGAAAAATTATACAAAACTTCACAGGAAACCCTAAGAAAAGCTGAAGAAGAAATAGCTTATGATTTTGATATGGATAAAGATTATTTAACTATCAATATAGCTGAATATCCCCGTTTTGATGAAATGAAAACACAGGTAAGCGTTGACGGGAAATTATACCCCTTAACTAAAATTTCAAATATCGTTGGAGCACTAAGTAAAGCAAGATTCAATATTCCTGACATTAGTGTTTATGTGCCAAAAGAAGACAAAGCCAAATTCGAGAAACTTAAACTAGAAAATTACCTGGATTTACCTGAAATAAATAAGGATAAATTCCATGGCATTCATTATGATCAAATCAAACTATTTTAG
- a CDS encoding S24/S26 family peptidase yields MAKKCILAFILIIILAIFLGIFLTEDNGSVDVYIDGENVTASTNPGLNTEINTKELNDEICNYSLESMNMPNTNINTLKSGIHDICLSYGLDTSNINIDSTLGENSIPVIYQVDGTSMLPTLQDGQNVLVNKTQDVHVGDIVVANSSEYGNIIKRVDEVNNNQIHLVSDNKNIEYTQINGVIYETKGISTWVDFSDIYGVVIKY; encoded by the coding sequence ATGGCTAAAAAATGTATTTTAGCTTTTATTTTAATAATTATCTTAGCTATTTTTTTAGGAATATTTTTAACAGAAGATAATGGGTCTGTTGATGTTTATATAGATGGAGAAAATGTAACTGCATCAACAAATCCAGGATTAAACACTGAAATTAATACCAAGGAACTGAATGATGAAATTTGCAATTATTCTCTTGAATCAATGAATATGCCCAATACCAATATAAATACCCTAAAATCAGGAATTCATGATATTTGTTTAAGTTATGGTCTTGATACATCCAATATTAATATCGATTCCACTTTAGGTGAAAACAGTATTCCTGTTATTTATCAGGTTGACGGAACTTCAATGCTTCCAACACTGCAGGACGGACAAAATGTTTTAGTCAATAAAACACAGGATGTTCATGTCGGAGATATTGTAGTTGCCAATTCTTCAGAATATGGAAACATTATAAAAAGAGTTGACGAAGTTAATAACAATCAGATTCACCTTGTAAGTGACAACAAAAATATAGAATACACTCAAATCAATGGAGTTATATATGAAACAAAGGGAATAAGTACATGGGTTGATTTCAGTGATATTTATGGCGTGGTTATAAAATATTAA
- a CDS encoding molybdenum cofactor guanylyltransferase produces MNSKKQHSCIILCGGQSRRMGQDKGSMIIQDKPMINHILSTLNNEINEVIIVLNNKDRIDKYKNFIKKEDYNFKITFAEDEIKNIGPMSGILTGLKHITSDYALILPCDSPYVTEKLIENIFNELDSDHQAIVPYHDSKNKLKTSEPLHSVYNKNIIPEIEKLISDDILHIKGLIEKIDAKFILIDNKKLLKKEFRNLNRPSDV; encoded by the coding sequence ATGAATAGTAAAAAACAGCATTCCTGTATCATTTTATGTGGCGGGCAAAGCAGAAGAATGGGTCAGGACAAAGGATCTATGATTATTCAGGATAAACCTATGATTAATCATATCCTTTCAACATTAAATAATGAAATAAATGAAGTGATAATTGTTTTAAATAATAAAGACCGTATTGACAAATATAAAAATTTCATTAAAAAAGAGGACTATAATTTTAAAATAACCTTTGCTGAAGATGAAATAAAAAATATTGGGCCGATGTCCGGAATATTGACCGGGCTGAAGCACATTACATCTGATTATGCTTTAATACTTCCCTGTGACAGTCCATATGTAACAGAAAAATTAATTGAAAATATTTTTAATGAACTGGACTCAGACCATCAGGCTATTGTTCCCTATCATGACAGCAAAAATAAACTGAAAACAAGCGAACCCCTTCATTCCGTTTACAATAAAAATATCATTCCTGAAATTGAAAAGCTGATATCTGATGATATATTGCATATTAAGGGATTAATAGAAAAAATAGATGCGAAATTTATATTAATAGACAATAAAAAATTATTAAAAAAAGAATTTAGAAATCTTAATCGTCCATCAGACGTTTAA
- the sucD gene encoding succinate--CoA ligase subunit alpha, whose translation MILLDNDTKCLVQGITGKQGSFHTEQMLEYNTNILAGVTPGKGGQDFLGVPVFNSIEEAKEETGVNSSIIFVPAKFAKDAAFESIRHLDLVVIISEHIPVHDSLKIMNYAREMDTTVIGPNTPGIITPGVGKLGIMPTHIFEEGNVGVISRSGTLTYEVASQLTRGGIGQSTCVGIGGDPVIGTNYIDILKKFEEDDDTEAIVLIGEIGGNAEENAAEFIKDNISKPVVSYIAGRTAPPGKRMGHAGAIIHGSSGTAESKINALTDAGVSVAKMPSEIVDLVRKSI comes from the coding sequence ATGATTTTATTAGATAATGATACAAAATGTTTGGTTCAGGGGATTACCGGAAAACAGGGATCTTTTCACACCGAACAAATGTTGGAATATAATACAAATATTTTGGCAGGTGTAACTCCTGGAAAAGGGGGTCAAGACTTTTTAGGTGTTCCTGTTTTCAATTCAATTGAAGAAGCAAAAGAGGAAACTGGCGTTAACTCTTCAATTATTTTTGTACCTGCAAAATTTGCAAAAGATGCGGCATTTGAATCTATAAGACATTTGGATTTGGTTGTTATTATTTCAGAACATATTCCTGTTCATGACAGTTTAAAAATAATGAATTATGCTCGTGAAATGGACACTACAGTTATAGGTCCAAACACTCCTGGAATTATAACTCCTGGTGTTGGTAAACTGGGAATTATGCCGACTCATATTTTTGAAGAAGGTAATGTCGGAGTAATTTCAAGAAGCGGAACTTTAACATACGAAGTAGCCAGCCAGCTTACCCGTGGAGGAATTGGTCAAAGTACATGTGTAGGTATAGGTGGAGACCCTGTAATCGGTACAAATTATATTGATATTCTTAAAAAATTTGAAGAAGATGATGACACTGAAGCTATTGTTTTAATTGGTGAAATTGGAGGTAATGCTGAAGAAAATGCAGCAGAATTTATTAAAGACAATATCTCCAAACCGGTAGTTTCATATATCGCAGGTAGGACCGCACCACCTGGTAAAAGAATGGGGCATGCAGGAGCTATTATTCATGGAAGTTCAGGTACTGCAGAAAGTAAAATTAATGCATTAACTGATGCCGGTGTAAGTGTAGCTAAAATGCCATCAGAAATTGTAGATTTAGTAAGGAAGTCAATTTAA
- a CDS encoding DDE-type integrase/transposase/recombinase, whose translation MSSIKIKAPYEFMESKQFKLFDFVPEFSEFRQFDDLSRFGCENIENNLIRLEKRGKIHFENRVAICPSCKSHNAVKNGTYERKLIFLRIGEQICTIQKYKCIKCGKVFYTDLLSLVYSNSNITLPVIECIENLYQIYGAGLHKIRFDLKQQHNIEISHQSIENILLNSNYQFNYDNWTYSGYYLFYSLWVKINGEWNYILALFDVKLNTLVSVKLVESEDSKTIYQFLNESLRNQKKISIGTDLKHEYREAIDKLKVKHHFCKFHVKQAVNKRFKDYFDKNPLSEDEKDILNCLKQDIYKILDAKDLNTAKELRNELINKKYTKNKFTNKILWKFIIPYFKKLTTHLENTNIPSTNNKIENIFQKVFPKHIKRTMKIEQGLLARFMLKLNYWNLNNEKEKNHTSF comes from the coding sequence ATGTCTAGTATCAAAATAAAAGCTCCATATGAATTTATGGAGTCAAAACAATTTAAACTTTTCGATTTTGTTCCTGAGTTTTCTGAATTCCGTCAATTTGATGATCTTTCTCGATTTGGTTGCGAAAATATTGAGAATAATCTTATCAGATTGGAAAAAAGAGGTAAAATACATTTTGAGAATAGAGTTGCAATTTGTCCATCTTGTAAATCACATAATGCTGTTAAAAATGGTACTTATGAACGTAAACTTATTTTTTTAAGAATTGGAGAACAAATTTGCACTATTCAAAAATATAAGTGCATAAAATGCGGTAAAGTCTTTTATACTGATTTATTATCTCTTGTTTATTCAAATTCAAATATTACATTGCCTGTTATTGAATGTATTGAGAATTTATATCAAATTTATGGAGCAGGGCTCCATAAAATACGATTTGATTTAAAACAACAACATAACATTGAAATCTCACATCAAAGCATTGAAAACATCTTATTGAACTCTAATTATCAATTTAACTATGATAATTGGACTTATTCTGGATATTACTTATTTTATAGTCTTTGGGTTAAAATTAATGGTGAATGGAACTATATTTTAGCCTTATTCGACGTTAAATTGAATACTCTCGTTTCCGTTAAATTGGTCGAATCAGAAGATTCTAAGACCATTTATCAATTTTTAAACGAATCTCTAAGAAATCAGAAAAAAATATCAATAGGCACAGACTTAAAACACGAATATCGTGAAGCCATCGATAAATTAAAAGTAAAACACCATTTCTGCAAATTTCACGTGAAACAAGCAGTAAACAAAAGATTTAAAGATTACTTTGACAAAAATCCATTATCTGAAGACGAAAAAGACATATTAAATTGTTTAAAACAGGACATTTATAAAATATTGGATGCAAAAGACTTAAATACTGCTAAAGAACTTAGAAACGAATTAATAAACAAAAAATATACAAAAAACAAGTTCACAAACAAAATTCTTTGGAAATTCATCATTCCTTACTTCAAAAAATTAACGACACACCTGGAAAACACGAACATCCCATCAACAAACAATAAAATCGAAAATATCTTCCAAAAAGTATTCCCAAAACACATAAAAAGAACAATGAAAATAGAACAAGGACTTCTAGCCAGATTCATGCTAAAACTAAATTATTGGAATTTAAACAATGAAAAAGAAAAAAATCACACAAGTTTTTGA
- a CDS encoding UbiX family flavin prenyltransferase: MIVVGITGASGVIYGIRLLKALNGLNIENSLIISDAAKTVINHEVKEPIEDIITLADNYYEFDDLTASINSGSFKFDGLAIVPCSMKTLSSIANGYASNTITRVADVSLKEHRKTVIVPRETPLRSIHLENMLNLSKEGAVILPAMPGFYSDSDTVDDQINFIVGKILDSLNIENNIYKRWE, from the coding sequence ATGATAGTAGTTGGAATTACCGGAGCTAGCGGAGTGATTTATGGAATCAGATTGCTTAAAGCTCTAAATGGATTAAATATTGAAAACAGCTTAATTATAAGTGATGCTGCTAAAACTGTAATAAATCATGAAGTAAAAGAACCTATTGAAGATATAATCACTCTGGCAGACAATTATTATGAATTTGACGATTTAACTGCATCCATCAACAGCGGATCATTTAAATTTGACGGACTGGCTATTGTACCATGTTCCATGAAAACATTATCATCAATAGCTAACGGATATGCCTCAAATACAATTACAAGAGTAGCTGATGTAAGCCTAAAAGAACACAGAAAAACAGTTATTGTTCCTCGTGAAACTCCCCTCAGAAGCATACATTTAGAAAATATGCTGAATTTATCAAAAGAGGGTGCTGTGATTTTACCTGCAATGCCCGGATTTTACTCTGACAGCGATACTGTTGATGACCAGATCAATTTTATTGTAGGTAAAATATTAGATTCACTGAATATTGAAAACAATATATATAAAAGGTGGGAATAA